A portion of the Pseudomonas protegens CHA0 genome contains these proteins:
- a CDS encoding dodecin, which yields MTDHHTYKKVELVGSSPNSIEDAINNALAEAHKSIKHLEWFEVTETRGHIKDGKAAHFQVTLKVGFRIANS from the coding sequence ATGACTGATCATCACACTTACAAGAAAGTCGAACTGGTGGGTTCGTCGCCGAACAGCATCGAAGATGCGATCAACAACGCGCTGGCGGAAGCGCACAAGAGCATCAAGCACCTGGAATGGTTCGAAGTGACTGAAACCCGGGGCCATATCAAGGACGGCAAAGCGGCGCATTTTCAGGTCACGCTCAAGGTGGGCTTCCGAAT
- a CDS encoding DUF883 family protein, translating to MANTSLRKASLESMEAEISSLLKSLESLKDDASDESRKTLKALKSNAESALKHSRSLLSDAYEEVKVKTRETGIATRDYAQEHPWTTAGVAVGAIGLLAAYLLCKRGD from the coding sequence ATGGCCAACACCTCGTTACGCAAAGCCTCACTGGAAAGTATGGAAGCCGAGATCTCCAGCCTGCTCAAATCGCTGGAAAGCCTGAAGGACGATGCGTCCGACGAGTCGCGCAAGACCCTCAAGGCGCTCAAGAGCAATGCCGAAAGCGCGCTGAAGCATTCGCGCAGCCTGCTCAGCGATGCCTATGAAGAAGTCAAAGTGAAAACCCGTGAAACCGGGATCGCGACCCGCGACTATGCCCAGGAACACCCCTGGACCACCGCCGGGGTTGCCGTGGGTGCCATCGGCCTGCTGGCCGCCTATCTGCTGTGCAAGCGCGGCGACTAA